A single window of Modestobacter italicus DNA harbors:
- a CDS encoding acetamidase/formamidase family protein, with protein MLRHDPDPQADPSTLVYSFGGAPPVLQLRPGEVVSTWRRDCFAGRVGSTADLVSEVCDPRLLNPQTGPFFIEGAEPGDTVAVHFLSIEPRETRGFSSTVPFFGSLTATPATAMLHPALPERTWVYELDRAERLVRYQALDSAFTVDLPLDPMHGTVGVAPPLGEVRSSLTPGSWGGNMDTPEMRAGTTCYLGVNVPGALLSLGDGHARQGEGETCGVAVECAMDTVFSVDLVKGAPTPWPRLEDDTHLMTTGSARPLEDAFRIAHTELVRWTAELLDLSELDAYQLVSQAALTPVANVVDTNYTVVAKLPKYLLGGAVAMAGTHAKLRASSRA; from the coding sequence GTGCTGCGACACGACCCCGACCCCCAGGCCGACCCGTCCACGCTCGTCTACAGCTTCGGCGGCGCCCCGCCGGTGCTGCAGCTGCGACCCGGCGAGGTGGTCAGCACCTGGAGGCGGGACTGCTTCGCCGGCCGGGTCGGCTCCACCGCCGACCTGGTCAGCGAGGTCTGCGACCCGCGCCTCCTCAACCCGCAGACCGGGCCCTTCTTCATCGAGGGCGCCGAGCCCGGGGACACCGTGGCGGTGCACTTCCTGAGCATCGAGCCGCGGGAGACCCGGGGCTTCAGCTCGACGGTGCCGTTCTTCGGCTCGCTGACCGCCACCCCGGCGACGGCGATGCTGCACCCGGCGCTGCCCGAGCGGACCTGGGTCTACGAGTTGGACCGCGCCGAGCGGCTGGTGCGCTACCAGGCGCTGGACTCCGCGTTCACCGTCGACCTGCCGCTGGACCCGATGCACGGCACGGTCGGGGTGGCACCGCCGCTGGGGGAGGTGCGTTCCTCGCTCACCCCGGGCAGCTGGGGCGGCAACATGGACACCCCGGAGATGCGCGCGGGCACCACCTGCTACCTGGGCGTCAACGTGCCGGGCGCGCTGCTCAGCCTCGGCGACGGGCACGCGCGGCAGGGCGAGGGGGAGACCTGCGGCGTCGCCGTGGAGTGCGCCATGGACACCGTGTTCAGCGTCGACCTGGTCAAGGGCGCGCCCACGCCCTGGCCGCGGCTGGAGGACGACACCCACCTGATGACGACGGGCTCGGCCCGCCCGCTCGAGGACGCCTTCCGGATCGCGCACACCGAGCTCGTCCGGTGGACGGCGGAGCTGCTCGACCTCTCCGAGCTCGACGCCTACCAGCTGGTGTCCCAGGCGGCGCTGACCCCGGTGGCCAACGTCGTCGACACCAACTACACGGTGGTGGCGAAGCTGCCCAAGTACCTGCTCGGCGGCGCGGTCGCCATGGCCGGCACCCACGCCAAGCTCCGGGCGTCGTCCCGGGCCTAG
- a CDS encoding APC family permease → MATDNLSAVAPADAPPATPSGGSTLKGGALGLVGVLFMAVANAAPITAMTGNLPIAVGSGNGLAAPAGFLVATVVLTLFSIGFVAMARHITTAGGFYGFISHGLGPVWGMASGVLAAVAYVVFEGSLIGIFSYFANDALDQWFGWDVNWLLIAVVGIAVVGVLGYFDISVAAVVLGVFLVGEVLLLGALALSVLFQGGGPDGMVWSALNPVDAFRSLPAGGGLGLDEVVAGSAAIGLFFAFWSWVGFETTATYGEESRNPKKIVPRATLLAVIGLGLFYTFVSWMVIAGNGEAASLQFGAAADGIGMFTGLAADNLGGGWIVDVYLFLIVSGSFACALAFHNAASRYLFAIGRELPAMRRTLGAAHPTHGSPHIASLVQSVITLVLTVAFYLLTVGGDDPLTGAYVYEYGLLALMGTMAILIVQAICSVAVISYFHVKKVHPGNIWTTGVIPGIACLGMLYVVYLLFSNLSFAGGLASGSPFFHAMPYIVLAVFVLAGLGALWLRSRRPAVYAEIGRTVMADEHELV, encoded by the coding sequence ATGGCCACCGACAACCTGTCCGCGGTCGCGCCCGCGGACGCCCCGCCCGCCACACCGTCCGGCGGGAGCACGCTCAAGGGCGGCGCGCTCGGCCTGGTCGGCGTGCTGTTCATGGCCGTCGCCAACGCCGCGCCGATCACCGCGATGACCGGCAACCTGCCGATCGCCGTCGGCTCGGGCAACGGCCTGGCCGCGCCGGCCGGGTTCCTGGTGGCCACCGTGGTGCTGACGTTGTTCTCCATCGGGTTCGTCGCGATGGCCCGGCACATCACCACCGCCGGCGGCTTCTACGGCTTCATCTCGCACGGCCTCGGCCCGGTGTGGGGGATGGCCTCGGGCGTGCTGGCCGCCGTCGCCTACGTGGTGTTCGAGGGCTCGCTCATCGGCATCTTCAGCTACTTCGCCAACGACGCCCTCGACCAGTGGTTCGGCTGGGACGTGAACTGGCTGCTCATCGCGGTGGTGGGCATCGCCGTCGTGGGGGTGCTGGGCTACTTCGACATCAGCGTCGCCGCCGTCGTCCTCGGGGTGTTCCTGGTGGGCGAGGTGCTGCTGCTGGGCGCGCTGGCCCTGTCCGTGCTGTTCCAGGGCGGTGGGCCCGACGGGATGGTCTGGTCGGCGCTCAACCCGGTCGACGCGTTCCGCAGCCTGCCCGCCGGCGGTGGCCTGGGCCTGGACGAGGTGGTCGCCGGCAGCGCCGCCATCGGGCTGTTCTTCGCCTTCTGGTCCTGGGTCGGCTTCGAGACGACGGCGACCTACGGCGAGGAGTCGCGCAACCCCAAGAAGATCGTCCCGCGCGCCACGCTGCTGGCCGTGATCGGGCTCGGGCTGTTCTACACCTTCGTCTCGTGGATGGTCATCGCCGGCAACGGCGAGGCCGCGTCCCTGCAGTTCGGCGCCGCCGCCGACGGGATCGGCATGTTCACCGGCCTGGCCGCGGACAACCTCGGCGGCGGCTGGATCGTCGACGTCTACCTGTTCCTCATCGTGTCCGGCTCCTTCGCCTGCGCCCTCGCCTTCCACAACGCCGCGTCCCGGTACCTGTTCGCCATCGGCCGTGAGCTCCCGGCGATGCGCCGGACACTGGGCGCTGCGCACCCCACGCACGGCTCCCCGCACATCGCCTCGCTGGTGCAGAGCGTGATCACCCTGGTCCTCACCGTGGCGTTCTACCTGCTCACCGTCGGCGGCGACGACCCGCTCACCGGCGCCTACGTCTACGAGTACGGGCTGCTCGCGCTCATGGGCACGATGGCGATCCTCATCGTGCAGGCGATCTGCTCGGTGGCCGTCATCTCCTACTTCCACGTGAAGAAGGTGCACCCAGGCAACATCTGGACCACCGGCGTGATCCCGGGGATCGCCTGCCTGGGCATGCTCTACGTGGTCTACCTGCTCTTCTCGAACCTGAGCTTCGCCGGTGGGCTGGCCTCGGGGTCGCCGTTCTTCCACGCGATGCCCTACATCGTCCTGGCGGTGTTCGTGCTCGCCGGGCTCGGCGCGCTCTGGCTGCGCAGCCGTCGCCCGGCGGTCTACGCCGAGATCGGGCGCACCGTGATGGCCGACGAGCACGAGCTGGTCTGA
- the fabG gene encoding 3-oxoacyl-ACP reductase FabG has protein sequence MFTPLSGSSVVVTGGSKGIGRGIAAAFAGAGARVLLAARDEATLAATAAELRAAGGDVTHVAVDVSRPEGCAEMAAVAVDRFGGIDVLCANAGIFPERPLAEMTEADLDQVLGVNVKGTFFAVTACLPALTASGRGRVVLTSSITGPITGFPGWSHYGASKAAQLGFLRTAAIELAPHRITVNAVLPGNVLTEGLAGMGEDYLAGMARSIPLGRLGTVADIGNAALFLATEEAGYITGQTLVVDGGQVLPESLDALT, from the coding sequence GTGTTCACACCACTGAGCGGGTCGTCGGTCGTCGTCACCGGAGGCAGCAAGGGCATCGGCCGGGGCATCGCCGCGGCGTTCGCGGGCGCGGGCGCGCGGGTGCTGCTGGCGGCCCGCGACGAGGCCACGCTGGCCGCGACCGCCGCCGAGCTGCGCGCCGCCGGCGGGGACGTCACGCACGTCGCGGTGGACGTGTCCCGCCCGGAGGGGTGCGCGGAGATGGCCGCGGTCGCCGTCGACCGGTTCGGCGGCATCGACGTGCTGTGCGCCAACGCCGGCATCTTCCCGGAGCGCCCGCTGGCGGAGATGACCGAGGCCGACCTCGACCAGGTGCTGGGGGTCAACGTGAAGGGCACCTTCTTCGCGGTGACGGCGTGCCTGCCCGCGCTCACCGCCAGCGGCCGGGGCCGGGTGGTGCTCACCTCGTCGATCACCGGGCCGATCACCGGCTTCCCGGGCTGGTCGCACTACGGCGCCAGCAAGGCCGCCCAGCTCGGCTTCCTGCGGACGGCGGCCATCGAGCTGGCCCCGCACCGGATCACCGTCAACGCGGTGCTGCCCGGCAACGTCCTCACCGAGGGGCTGGCGGGCATGGGCGAGGACTACCTGGCCGGCATGGCCCGGTCGATCCCGCTCGGCCGGCTGGGCACCGTCGCCGACATCGGCAACGCCGCGCTGTTCCTGGCCACCGAGGAGGCCGGCTACATCACCGGCCAGACCCTCGTCGTCGACGGCGGCCAGGTGCTCCCCGAGTCCCTCGACGCCCTCACCTGA
- a CDS encoding primary-amine oxidase produces the protein MTLIAGREAATTTLPGHPLEPLAPEELSAASALLRADDRFPADARFVFLELAEPPKDVVATWTPGTGWDRRAAAVLRSPGLRATFEATVSLSGGEVVSWRHVEGVQPPMTAEEFMACEDVVRADPDWQAAMRARGVEDFSLVMLDPWASGYTGPDDHPSGRRLARPLTFVRSKPDDNGYARPVEGLVVTVDMDTMTVVDVADHGIVPLPPQPGNYLPEMLAEPGNVGGFPAVREPMKPISITQPEGPSFTVEGHAVEWGPWRLRIGFTPREGLVLHDVGYVDKGVLRPVLYRASLSEMFVPYGDPRPTHWNKNVFDEGEYGLGWLANPLELGCDCLGEIRYFDGYVNDQDGEPVRIGNAVCMHEEDASIGWKHTDFRTGRAEVRRNRRLVVSMIATVGNYDYGFYWNLYLDGSIEFEVKLTGILSTGALPVGEDPVWGTTIAPGLMAPNHEHYFSVRLDMAVDGPRNNLFEVDSVSDPAGPENPYGNAWRTRKRQLTSESEAQRLPDPLAGRSWLVSSADTESALGARPSYKIEPGPYTAPLWQQGSEQAERGGFATRQLWATPYDPAQRFAAGDYVAQNPGPDGLVAYTADDRSLVDSDLVVWYTVGAHHVVRPEDWPVMPVTKVGFHLKPFGFFDGNPMLDLPAEGGHCAPTVAGGCGDSCTCGH, from the coding sequence ATGACGCTCATCGCCGGCCGGGAGGCCGCGACCACGACGCTGCCCGGCCACCCGCTGGAGCCGCTGGCGCCCGAGGAGCTGTCGGCCGCGTCCGCGCTGCTCCGCGCCGACGACCGGTTCCCCGCCGACGCCCGGTTCGTCTTCCTCGAGCTCGCCGAGCCCCCGAAGGACGTCGTCGCGACCTGGACGCCGGGCACCGGCTGGGACCGGCGGGCCGCGGCGGTGCTGCGCAGCCCGGGCCTGCGGGCGACGTTCGAGGCCACCGTGTCGCTGAGCGGCGGCGAGGTCGTCTCCTGGCGGCACGTCGAGGGGGTGCAGCCGCCGATGACCGCCGAGGAGTTCATGGCCTGCGAGGACGTCGTCCGGGCCGACCCCGACTGGCAGGCGGCCATGCGCGCCCGCGGCGTCGAGGACTTCTCGCTGGTCATGCTCGACCCGTGGGCGTCGGGCTACACCGGCCCCGACGACCACCCCAGCGGCCGGCGGCTGGCCCGGCCGCTGACGTTCGTGCGCAGCAAGCCCGACGACAACGGCTACGCCCGCCCGGTGGAGGGGCTGGTCGTGACCGTCGACATGGACACGATGACGGTGGTCGACGTCGCCGACCACGGCATCGTGCCGCTGCCCCCGCAGCCGGGGAACTACCTGCCCGAGATGCTCGCCGAGCCGGGCAACGTCGGCGGCTTCCCCGCCGTCCGCGAGCCGATGAAGCCGATCAGCATCACCCAGCCCGAGGGGCCCAGCTTCACCGTCGAGGGGCACGCGGTCGAGTGGGGGCCGTGGCGGCTGCGGATCGGCTTCACCCCGCGCGAGGGCCTGGTGCTGCACGACGTCGGCTACGTCGACAAGGGCGTGCTGCGCCCGGTGCTCTACCGCGCCTCGCTGTCGGAGATGTTCGTGCCCTACGGCGACCCGCGGCCCACCCACTGGAACAAGAACGTGTTCGACGAGGGCGAGTACGGGCTGGGCTGGCTGGCCAACCCGCTGGAGCTCGGCTGCGACTGCCTGGGCGAGATCCGCTACTTCGACGGGTACGTCAACGACCAGGACGGCGAACCGGTGCGGATCGGCAACGCCGTCTGCATGCACGAGGAGGACGCCTCGATCGGGTGGAAGCACACCGACTTCCGCACCGGCCGGGCCGAGGTCCGCCGCAACCGCCGGCTGGTCGTCTCGATGATCGCCACGGTCGGCAACTACGACTACGGCTTCTACTGGAACCTCTACCTCGACGGCTCCATCGAGTTCGAGGTCAAGCTCACCGGGATCCTGTCCACCGGTGCGCTGCCGGTGGGGGAGGACCCGGTCTGGGGAACCACCATCGCGCCCGGGCTCATGGCGCCCAACCACGAGCACTACTTCAGCGTCCGGCTGGACATGGCCGTCGACGGGCCGCGCAACAACCTGTTCGAGGTCGACTCGGTCTCCGACCCCGCCGGCCCGGAGAACCCGTACGGCAACGCCTGGCGCACCCGCAAGCGGCAGTTGACCAGCGAGTCCGAGGCCCAGCGGCTGCCCGACCCGCTGGCCGGCCGGTCCTGGCTGGTCAGCAGCGCCGACACCGAGTCCGCCCTGGGCGCGCGGCCGAGCTACAAGATCGAACCGGGCCCCTACACCGCCCCGCTGTGGCAGCAGGGCTCCGAGCAGGCCGAGCGCGGCGGCTTCGCGACCCGGCAGCTGTGGGCCACGCCGTACGACCCGGCGCAGCGGTTCGCCGCCGGCGACTACGTCGCGCAGAACCCCGGCCCCGACGGCCTGGTCGCCTACACGGCGGACGACCGCTCGCTCGTCGACTCGGACCTGGTGGTCTGGTACACCGTCGGCGCGCACCACGTCGTCCGTCCGGAGGACTGGCCGGTCATGCCGGTGACCAAGGTCGGCTTCCACCTCAAGCCGTTCGGCTTCTTCGACGGCAACCCGATGCTCGACCTGCCGGCCGAGGGCGGCCACTGCGCCCCCACCGTCGCCGGCGGCTGCGGCGACAGCTGCACCTGCGGCCACTGA
- a CDS encoding alpha/beta fold hydrolase, whose product MTLTAVRLPGPAGTLAGWTAGPVAPTGAPLVLIHPINTRGLVWADVAELLAADRTVLMPDLRAHGDSDATGDLGLDPWTDDVEAFMDAAGLDGPFHVAGGSLGGSLAVCLADRRRGSVLSVTGMGSALHFPDLDPEGSTAMFTELGVAGAFRAAFSGPGTFGPGVDPELVERGIALANPNDVDTVVRVWKATVTSDSRDRAAGLDVPALVITGEHDATCTPALGLEMARSLGTEQVIVPGVGHLPMLERPQRIAFLLGRLLAEAEAAGRPGQS is encoded by the coding sequence GTGACGCTCACCGCGGTCCGCCTCCCCGGCCCGGCCGGCACGCTCGCCGGGTGGACGGCGGGCCCTGTTGCACCCACCGGCGCCCCGCTGGTGCTCATCCACCCGATCAACACCCGCGGCCTGGTGTGGGCCGACGTCGCCGAGCTCCTCGCCGCCGACCGCACCGTGCTGATGCCCGACCTGCGCGCGCACGGGGACTCCGACGCCACGGGCGACCTCGGGCTGGACCCGTGGACCGACGACGTCGAGGCGTTCATGGACGCCGCGGGCCTCGACGGTCCCTTCCACGTGGCCGGCGGCTCGCTGGGTGGCTCGCTGGCGGTCTGCCTCGCCGACCGCCGCCGCGGGTCGGTGCTGTCGGTGACCGGGATGGGCAGCGCGCTGCACTTCCCGGACCTCGACCCGGAGGGCAGCACCGCGATGTTCACCGAGCTCGGCGTGGCCGGTGCCTTCCGCGCGGCGTTCAGCGGTCCGGGGACCTTCGGGCCCGGCGTCGACCCCGAGCTGGTCGAGCGCGGCATCGCGCTGGCCAACCCCAACGACGTCGACACCGTCGTCCGGGTCTGGAAGGCCACGGTCACCTCCGACTCGCGGGACCGCGCCGCCGGCCTCGACGTCCCGGCGCTGGTGATCACCGGGGAGCACGACGCCACCTGCACGCCGGCGCTGGGCCTGGAGATGGCCCGCTCGCTCGGTACCGAGCAGGTGATCGTGCCCGGGGTGGGCCACCTGCCGATGCTGGAGCGGCCGCAGCGGATCGCGTTCCTGCTCGGTCGGCTGCTGGCCGAGGCCGAGGCGGCGGGCCGGCCCGGCCAGAGTTGA
- a CDS encoding DUF1028 domain-containing protein produces MTYSILARDPETGAFGMAVQSHFFGVGRLVGWLEPGLGGVATQAFVNVGLGPKGLELLRSGSDAETTLDALVAGDEMPEFRQVAVVDATGRVAVFTGDRCVPATGSRTGEQVVAQGNMLVSDAVYDSMIDAYEQSTAPFPERLVAALRAAEDHGGDARGSQSAAIKVVAGEPSDAPWEQTLVDLRVDDHTDPVGEITRLLALHRAYEDLGAAMFTPGLVIGDIAEVSEADLDSALTALEEARISLGDNLEAGFWKAVVLARSGRTEAAEALFEEVFAAGPHFRAYRSSVEQAGFLGAVPAAAE; encoded by the coding sequence TTGACCTACTCCATCCTGGCTCGCGACCCCGAGACCGGGGCCTTCGGCATGGCCGTGCAGTCGCACTTCTTCGGCGTGGGCCGGCTGGTCGGCTGGCTGGAGCCGGGGCTGGGCGGGGTGGCGACGCAGGCCTTCGTCAACGTCGGGCTCGGCCCGAAGGGGCTGGAGCTGCTCCGCTCCGGCTCCGACGCGGAGACCACGCTGGACGCGCTGGTCGCCGGCGACGAGATGCCCGAGTTCCGGCAGGTCGCCGTCGTCGACGCCACCGGCCGGGTCGCGGTGTTCACCGGTGACCGGTGCGTGCCGGCCACCGGCAGCCGGACGGGCGAGCAGGTCGTGGCCCAGGGCAACATGCTGGTCTCCGACGCCGTCTACGATTCGATGATCGACGCCTACGAGCAGAGCACCGCGCCGTTCCCCGAGCGGTTGGTCGCCGCGCTGCGCGCCGCGGAGGACCACGGCGGGGACGCCCGGGGCTCCCAGTCGGCCGCCATCAAGGTGGTGGCCGGGGAGCCCTCGGACGCCCCGTGGGAGCAGACCCTGGTCGACCTGCGGGTCGACGACCACACCGACCCGGTCGGCGAGATCACCCGGCTGCTGGCCCTGCACCGCGCCTACGAGGACCTCGGCGCGGCGATGTTCACCCCCGGCCTGGTCATCGGCGACATCGCCGAGGTCTCCGAGGCCGACCTGGACAGCGCGCTCACCGCGCTGGAGGAGGCCCGGATCAGCCTGGGCGACAACCTCGAGGCCGGCTTCTGGAAGGCCGTCGTCCTCGCCCGGTCCGGGCGCACCGAGGCCGCCGAGGCGCTGTTCGAGGAGGTCTTCGCGGCCGGACCGCACTTCCGGGCCTACCGCAGCTCGGTGGAGCAGGCCGGCTTCCTCGGCGCCGTCCCGGCGGCCGCCGAGTGA
- a CDS encoding glucose 1-dehydrogenase codes for MADQFTFSDPTTLYRTDGYPEQHQDAPGLAEDLTPGADHGEQSYRGTGRLTGRKALVTGADSGIGRAAAIAFAREGADVVLNYLPSEESDAKEVAALIEEAGRKAVLAPADISDETAARALVRTAVDALGGLDIVANVAGKQTWVDDLADISSEQFDATFKTNVYALFWIMQEALPHLQPGSTIINTSSIQAYSPAPGLVDYATTKAAINTMSKALAQQLAPKGIRVNVVAPGPFWTPLQATGGQPTEALPEFGQETPLGRAGQPAELGPAYVFLASPESSYVTGETLNVNGGMPTP; via the coding sequence ATGGCCGACCAGTTCACCTTCAGCGACCCCACCACGCTCTACCGCACCGACGGATACCCCGAGCAGCACCAGGACGCCCCCGGTCTCGCCGAGGACCTGACGCCCGGTGCGGACCACGGTGAGCAGAGCTACCGCGGCACCGGCCGGCTGACCGGCCGCAAGGCGCTGGTCACCGGCGCCGACTCGGGCATCGGCCGGGCCGCCGCGATCGCGTTCGCCCGCGAGGGTGCCGACGTCGTCCTGAACTACCTGCCGAGCGAGGAGTCCGACGCGAAGGAGGTCGCCGCCCTGATCGAGGAGGCCGGCCGGAAGGCGGTGCTGGCCCCCGCCGACATCTCCGACGAGACCGCCGCCCGCGCCCTGGTGCGCACCGCCGTCGACGCCCTCGGCGGCCTGGACATCGTGGCCAACGTCGCCGGCAAGCAGACCTGGGTCGACGACCTCGCGGACATCAGCAGCGAGCAGTTCGACGCGACGTTCAAGACCAACGTCTACGCGCTGTTCTGGATCATGCAGGAGGCGCTCCCGCACCTGCAGCCGGGCTCGACGATCATCAACACCAGCTCGATCCAGGCCTACTCCCCCGCCCCCGGCCTGGTCGACTACGCGACCACCAAGGCCGCGATCAACACCATGAGCAAGGCGCTGGCCCAGCAGCTCGCACCCAAGGGCATCCGGGTCAACGTCGTGGCGCCGGGCCCGTTCTGGACCCCGCTGCAGGCCACCGGCGGCCAGCCCACCGAGGCGCTGCCGGAGTTCGGCCAGGAGACCCCGCTGGGGCGCGCCGGCCAGCCGGCCGAGCTCGGCCCGGCCTACGTCTTCCTCGCCTCGCCCGAGTCCAGCTACGTCACCGGCGAGACCCTCAACGTCAACGGTGGGATGCCGACCCCGTGA
- a CDS encoding glycoside hydrolase family 15 protein — protein MTSSVARRPHLHWGAGGAPAPVAERDDDGYADLRSYAAIGDGRTVALIARDGRIDWLPLPEMDGAPVFGALLDADNGGCIELCPVGPFTVERRYVEHTNVLATTFTTESGSVRVTDALNSGIAGRLPWSELARRIEGLTGSVRLRAAVRPGTCLNTVAPWVHQTTHGPVLRVDGVTLAVRTIAEDDVRVGDRRIDVDFTTTPGSRQLLGVVATEREPLFLPPAAAVDAGVDRTIDNWVAWMGAFSWDGPWDTAVRRSTLLLKQLIHAASGSMVAAATSSLPESPAGGKNWDYRYAWVRDSAYALTALFRFGLREETHGAISWLLSTIRRHGPEPQVVYSLDGRLVPAAEHRDVPGWRGIGPVVSGNQAAAQLQLGVFGDLFAIVSLYVENGNVLDAETGRLLAQVADLTCDRWQAKDSGMWELPEARHYTTSKLGAWMALTKAVELADAGQIPGDDARWRSEAARIRSWVEEHCWSAERGAYVWYPGSDQLDASIVLHAISGFDRGERMSSTLDALRADLGAGPHLYRYSGADKEEGVFLACSFWMVSALTLCGRVDEARDLMDELMSAANDVGLLAEMLDPATGDFLGNLPQALSHLALVNAAITVSEAG, from the coding sequence GTGACCTCGTCGGTGGCGCGCCGCCCGCACCTGCACTGGGGTGCGGGCGGCGCCCCGGCGCCCGTCGCGGAGCGGGACGACGACGGGTACGCCGACCTGCGGTCCTACGCCGCGATCGGCGACGGCCGCACCGTCGCGCTCATCGCCCGGGACGGCCGGATCGACTGGCTGCCGCTGCCGGAGATGGACGGCGCCCCGGTGTTCGGTGCGCTGCTCGACGCCGACAACGGCGGCTGCATCGAGCTCTGCCCGGTCGGGCCGTTCACCGTCGAGCGGCGCTACGTCGAGCACACCAACGTGCTGGCCACCACCTTCACCACCGAGTCCGGGTCGGTGCGGGTCACCGACGCGCTGAACTCCGGGATCGCCGGCCGGCTGCCGTGGTCGGAGCTGGCCCGCCGGATCGAGGGGCTGACCGGGTCGGTGCGGCTGCGCGCCGCCGTCCGGCCCGGCACCTGCCTGAACACCGTCGCACCGTGGGTGCACCAGACCACGCACGGGCCGGTGCTGCGGGTCGACGGGGTCACCCTCGCCGTCCGGACGATCGCCGAGGACGACGTCCGCGTCGGGGACCGGCGGATCGACGTCGACTTCACCACGACGCCGGGCTCCCGCCAGCTGCTGGGCGTGGTGGCCACCGAGCGGGAGCCGCTGTTCCTCCCGCCGGCTGCGGCGGTCGACGCCGGTGTCGACCGGACGATCGACAACTGGGTCGCCTGGATGGGCGCCTTCTCCTGGGACGGCCCCTGGGACACCGCCGTCCGGCGCAGCACGCTGCTGCTCAAGCAGCTGATCCACGCGGCCAGCGGGTCGATGGTCGCCGCGGCCACCAGCTCGCTGCCGGAGAGCCCGGCCGGTGGCAAGAACTGGGACTACCGCTACGCCTGGGTGCGCGACTCCGCCTACGCGCTCACCGCGCTGTTCCGGTTCGGGCTGCGGGAGGAGACCCACGGGGCGATCAGCTGGCTGCTGTCCACGATCCGCCGGCACGGCCCCGAGCCCCAGGTCGTCTACTCCCTCGACGGCAGGCTGGTGCCGGCCGCGGAGCACCGCGACGTGCCCGGCTGGCGCGGCATCGGCCCGGTGGTCAGCGGGAACCAGGCGGCCGCGCAGCTGCAGCTGGGCGTCTTCGGCGACCTGTTCGCCATCGTGTCGCTGTACGTGGAGAACGGGAACGTGCTGGACGCCGAGACCGGCCGGCTGCTCGCGCAGGTCGCCGACCTCACCTGCGACCGGTGGCAGGCCAAGGACTCCGGGATGTGGGAGCTGCCGGAGGCCCGGCACTACACGACGTCCAAGCTCGGCGCCTGGATGGCGCTGACCAAGGCGGTGGAGCTGGCCGACGCCGGGCAGATCCCGGGGGACGACGCCCGCTGGCGCAGCGAGGCGGCGCGGATCCGCTCCTGGGTGGAGGAGCACTGCTGGTCCGCCGAGCGCGGCGCCTACGTCTGGTACCCGGGCAGCGACCAGCTGGACGCCTCGATCGTGCTGCACGCGATCAGCGGGTTCGACCGGGGCGAGCGGATGAGCTCGACGCTGGACGCGCTGCGCGCCGACCTGGGCGCCGGCCCGCACCTGTACCGCTACAGCGGGGCGGACAAGGAGGAGGGCGTCTTCCTGGCCTGCTCGTTCTGGATGGTGTCGGCGCTGACGCTGTGCGGGCGGGTCGACGAGGCGCGCGACCTGATGGACGAGCTGATGTCGGCGGCCAACGACGTCGGCCTGCTCGCCGAGATGCTCGACCCGGCCACCGGCGACTTCCTCGGCAACCTGCCCCAGGCGCTGTCCCACCTGGCGCTGGTCAACGCCGCGATCACCGTCTCGGAGGCCGGCTGA